A region from the Desulfomarina profundi genome encodes:
- the hisF gene encoding imidazole glycerol phosphate synthase subunit HisF, protein MVTLLDYGAGNIRSVRNAIKKLGFSVNEIKTPEDIFSAEKLIFPGVGSFGLVMQRLREKGYAEQIIRRIQADKPFLGICVALQTLYEGSEESPGVAGLGLIPGQIKRFPEGKTAVPQIGWNGITSQKFSPLLEEYKGEKLYFVHSYYASLTEKSADWTLATTDYGLEFVSAVKRGNCTAFQFHPEKSGEAGLKMLANYLASSFAETVEIRGKNNLENKFVATEQGKTSIGKRIIACLDVRTNSSGDLVVTKGDQYDVKDGGEVRNLGKPVALARRYYEEGADEITFLNITGFRDFPMQDQPMLEVLRKTSENVFVPLTIGGGIKEFTDSEGKHYSSLDVAHEYFRSGADKISIGSDAVYTVEKYLENGEKNGCSSIEQISRVYGAQAVVVSVDPRRIYVSFPDETGHTVIKTDIPGPKGEKYCWYQCTVKGGREGRDIDVVQLVTVCEKLGAGEILLNCIDRDGTNSGFDLELIQLVKENVSIPVIASSGAGKADHFVEVFQKTSADAALAAGIFHRKEVAIAEVKSQVKIAGIEVR, encoded by the coding sequence ATGGTAACGCTTCTAGATTATGGCGCAGGTAATATCCGCAGCGTAAGAAACGCAATAAAAAAACTTGGTTTTTCAGTCAACGAGATAAAAACTCCTGAAGATATTTTCTCAGCAGAAAAATTGATTTTTCCGGGTGTAGGGAGTTTTGGCCTGGTCATGCAAAGACTGAGAGAAAAAGGATATGCCGAACAGATAATTCGTCGAATCCAGGCTGATAAACCGTTTCTCGGAATATGTGTTGCTTTGCAGACTCTTTATGAGGGCAGCGAGGAATCCCCGGGAGTTGCCGGTCTGGGTCTGATTCCTGGGCAAATAAAACGATTCCCTGAAGGGAAAACTGCCGTTCCGCAAATTGGATGGAACGGGATAACTTCTCAAAAATTCTCACCTCTTCTTGAGGAGTATAAGGGAGAAAAACTCTACTTCGTCCACTCGTATTATGCTTCTCTTACTGAGAAAAGTGCAGATTGGACATTGGCAACGACAGATTACGGCCTGGAATTCGTTTCCGCCGTGAAAAGGGGAAATTGTACTGCTTTTCAGTTTCATCCTGAAAAAAGTGGGGAAGCCGGTCTGAAAATGCTGGCAAATTATCTGGCTTCATCTTTTGCTGAAACTGTTGAAATACGTGGGAAAAACAACCTCGAAAACAAATTTGTTGCCACTGAACAGGGAAAGACTTCTATTGGAAAGAGAATTATTGCCTGTCTCGATGTTCGCACAAACAGTTCAGGTGATCTTGTTGTGACAAAAGGGGACCAGTATGATGTAAAGGATGGTGGGGAGGTTCGAAATCTTGGGAAACCTGTTGCCCTGGCAAGACGATATTATGAAGAGGGTGCAGATGAAATAACTTTTCTCAATATAACAGGTTTTCGGGATTTTCCCATGCAGGACCAACCTATGCTTGAAGTTTTGAGAAAAACATCTGAAAATGTTTTTGTCCCCCTTACAATCGGTGGTGGAATTAAGGAATTTACAGACTCAGAGGGAAAACATTATTCGTCCCTGGATGTCGCTCATGAATATTTCAGATCAGGTGCAGATAAAATATCTATAGGGAGTGATGCAGTTTATACCGTTGAAAAATATCTTGAAAATGGAGAAAAAAACGGTTGCAGTTCAATAGAGCAGATTTCCAGGGTTTATGGTGCACAGGCCGTTGTTGTATCTGTTGACCCGAGAAGAATATATGTTTCTTTTCCCGATGAAACCGGTCATACCGTTATTAAAACTGATATTCCCGGTCCCAAGGGAGAAAAATACTGCTGGTATCAGTGTACCGTTAAAGGTGGCCGTGAGGGCAGGGATATAGATGTTGTACAGCTGGTTACTGTCTGCGAGAAACTGGGAGCGGGTGAAATCTTATTGAACTGCATAGACAGGGATGGAACAAACAGCGGGTTTGACCTTGAACTCATACAACTGGTCAAGGAAAATGTTTCGATCCCCGTTATTGCATCCAGTGGTGCAGGAAAAGCCGATCATTTTGTCGAAGTATTCCAAAAGACATCTGCAGATGCTGCACTGGCGGCAGGAATTTTCCATAGAAAAGAGGTGGCAATCGCGGAAGTTAAATCACAGGTGAAAATTGCCGGGATAGAAGTTCGATAA
- a CDS encoding sensor histidine kinase: protein MKTPLLNNYPSKGRKIIISALFFIILTLHLLTMVSAWTYQRGLDDLAEQGNIRLELYINYLKGVLEKYESLPELLAIDKNLVKALLSPHEHKRIEKLNKYLETINKVSDALDTYLMNKDGLTIAASNWKEKHPFIGRNFSYRPYFKQAMKGKLGRYFALGTTSSKRGYYFAYPVQKGREILGAVVVKIDIDNVEQTWAHRDESFLVTDPDGVIFITTRPEWRYKTLQPLEKEVVARIAESKRYPVKSLIQLSRKEINTKNKMQILEITMNNEKKPRRLLKQSRKMVDAGWTVHILSDTNVVKKRVILVNTMAASSLFLTYFIIVMLIQRRERLAELKRIEEEARKALQEANELLESRVLDRTQKLTEANILLKKEILERKQAEVKLKKTRRELIHAAKLAALGQMSAGINHELNQPLAAIRSYTDNGLQLLQKGRLEDTMWNLEQIGELTERMAQIGVQLKLFSRKSSGQITVVPVHGVISGALEILKPSLKKSEIRITVHIKPENIEVRANDVLLQQVMVNLISNGIHAMEGIEKKEISIEAFIIEEHVQIAVHDSGPGISEQHSKRIFDPFFTTKKSGQGLGLGLTISDRIIRDTGGRIYLAESSSGARFEIILLKA from the coding sequence ATGAAAACACCATTGCTCAATAATTACCCGTCAAAAGGTCGTAAAATAATTATCAGCGCCCTCTTTTTCATCATCCTGACCCTTCATCTGCTGACCATGGTTTCAGCCTGGACCTACCAACGTGGTCTGGATGATCTTGCGGAACAGGGCAATATCCGCCTTGAACTGTATATCAATTATCTCAAAGGTGTTTTGGAAAAATATGAGAGTCTTCCCGAACTTCTTGCAATTGATAAAAATCTCGTTAAAGCATTGCTCAGCCCCCATGAGCACAAGAGAATAGAAAAACTGAACAAATACCTTGAGACTATAAACAAGGTCAGTGATGCTCTCGATACCTATCTCATGAATAAAGATGGTCTCACTATTGCAGCGAGCAACTGGAAAGAGAAGCATCCGTTTATCGGAAGGAATTTCAGCTACAGACCATATTTCAAGCAGGCAATGAAAGGTAAGCTGGGTAGATATTTCGCCCTTGGGACAACTTCTTCCAAAAGAGGTTACTATTTTGCTTACCCTGTGCAGAAGGGCAGGGAGATCCTTGGAGCAGTAGTTGTCAAAATTGATATTGACAATGTGGAGCAGACCTGGGCCCACAGGGATGAAAGTTTTCTTGTGACAGATCCGGATGGAGTCATTTTTATCACAACTCGTCCTGAATGGCGGTACAAAACTCTCCAGCCACTTGAAAAGGAAGTTGTTGCCAGGATTGCCGAGTCTAAAAGATACCCAGTGAAATCACTTATTCAGCTCAGTCGGAAAGAAATCAATACGAAAAATAAAATGCAGATACTCGAAATAACAATGAATAATGAAAAAAAACCAAGGCGTCTGTTGAAACAGTCTAGAAAAATGGTCGATGCCGGTTGGACAGTTCATATTCTCTCAGACACGAATGTTGTTAAAAAACGTGTAATTCTCGTTAACACGATGGCAGCCTCCAGTCTTTTCCTTACATATTTTATAATTGTCATGCTTATCCAGCGGAGGGAAAGACTGGCAGAACTCAAACGAATTGAGGAGGAGGCCAGAAAAGCACTGCAGGAAGCCAACGAATTGCTGGAATCCCGGGTTCTTGATCGAACACAGAAACTGACAGAGGCCAATATTCTCCTGAAAAAAGAGATATTGGAAAGAAAGCAGGCTGAGGTAAAATTGAAAAAAACCCGGAGAGAACTGATTCATGCCGCCAAACTGGCAGCTCTTGGACAGATGTCAGCCGGAATAAACCATGAGCTGAATCAACCACTTGCGGCAATCAGAAGTTATACTGACAATGGTTTGCAACTACTCCAGAAGGGCCGACTTGAAGATACCATGTGGAATTTGGAACAGATAGGCGAACTGACAGAAAGAATGGCCCAGATAGGAGTCCAGTTGAAGCTCTTTTCCAGGAAATCAAGTGGCCAGATAACCGTTGTGCCAGTTCACGGTGTGATCAGCGGGGCACTGGAAATTTTAAAACCCAGTCTGAAAAAATCAGAAATCAGGATTACTGTTCATATAAAACCTGAAAATATTGAAGTCAGGGCGAATGATGTTCTTCTTCAGCAGGTGATGGTTAATCTGATAAGTAATGGTATTCACGCCATGGAAGGGATAGAAAAAAAAGAGATCAGTATTGAGGCCTTTATTATTGAAGAACATGTACAGATAGCTGTACATGACAGTGGTCCTGGAATTTCAGAACAGCACAGTAAAAGAATATTTGATCCGTTTTTTACAACAAAGAAATCCGGACAGGGTCTGGGCCTTGGTCTCACTATCAGTGATCGTATAATTCGTGATACCGGAGGTCGGATCTATCTGGCTGAATCCAGTTCCGGAGCCCGTTTTGAGATAATTTTATTGAAGGCATGA
- a CDS encoding FmdE family protein, whose amino-acid sequence MEPFEKLLDESTRVHGHICAGQVIGVRMSMLGLSLIGIQDPKGLDRKKLYVIVEIDRCATDAIQSVTGCSLGKRSMHWLDYGVMAATFVNLSNGKAVRITALEEAREISKKYCSEIENKYKRQLEAYKIMKEEELFRVQKVKVKIPEENMPGRPLKRVQCEGCGDWVQDKRDVTVEGKILCRQCAEGRYYEILDS is encoded by the coding sequence ATGGAACCTTTTGAGAAATTACTGGATGAGTCAACAAGGGTGCATGGACATATCTGTGCAGGTCAGGTTATCGGTGTCAGGATGTCCATGCTTGGGCTGTCGTTGATCGGTATACAGGACCCTAAGGGACTGGACAGGAAAAAACTGTACGTAATCGTAGAAATTGATCGCTGTGCAACTGATGCTATCCAGTCGGTTACAGGTTGCAGCCTAGGTAAGAGATCTATGCACTGGCTTGACTACGGTGTAATGGCCGCGACTTTTGTGAATCTTTCTAATGGAAAAGCTGTGAGAATCACAGCCCTTGAGGAAGCACGTGAAATATCCAAAAAATATTGTTCTGAAATTGAGAATAAATACAAGCGGCAGCTTGAGGCTTATAAAATCATGAAAGAGGAGGAGCTTTTTCGAGTTCAAAAGGTCAAGGTGAAAATCCCGGAAGAAAATATGCCAGGCAGGCCACTCAAACGTGTCCAGTGTGAAGGATGCGGAGACTGGGTCCAGGATAAGCGTGATGTTACAGTAGAAGGTAAAATACTCTGCCGCCAATGCGCAGAAGGAAGATATTACGAAATTCTGGATTCCTGA
- a CDS encoding HU family DNA-binding protein, which produces MNKKELIESIASAADISKASAEKALNGTLAAIAETLKKGDKVTLVGFGTFSVSKREARQGRNPQTGATIQIPAKNVAKFKAGSKLSETIN; this is translated from the coding sequence ATGAACAAGAAGGAACTTATTGAGAGTATCGCAAGTGCAGCAGATATAAGCAAAGCATCAGCAGAAAAAGCTCTGAACGGTACACTGGCAGCTATTGCGGAGACTTTGAAAAAAGGGGACAAAGTTACTTTGGTAGGTTTTGGTACTTTTTCTGTATCTAAACGTGAAGCCCGCCAGGGAAGGAACCCACAAACTGGCGCCACAATCCAGATTCCGGCAAAAAATGTTGCCAAATTCAAAGCCGGCAGCAAGCTGTCTGAGACTATCAATTAA
- a CDS encoding sigma-54-dependent transcriptional regulator — MKIGNEVLFIDDEKHIRQANQQTLELADLVVTCIDSAEKGLELLSREWSGIIVCDIRLPKMDGMQFLKEVRKIDQDLPVILITGHGDISMAVQAMRDGAYDFIEKPYSTERLVKTVLRGLEKRSLTLENRILRRELELHSAPGPRIIGRTRIMEHLRTTIAQVADTGADVLVLGETGTGKELVARALHENSRRRTENFVAINCGAVSESIMESELFGHEAGAFTDAKTQRIGKFEHANGGTLLLDEIESMPLRVQIHLLRVLQERALERLGSNNLIPLDLRVVAASKVDLRSAAERGEFREDLYYRLNVVCLEIPPLRERREDIALLFHHFLLVAGHRYQKEAPTPDGSQMNVLMSYQWPGNVRELRNLAERYVLLGHQFDYSLEKLLSGQDRDQESSLPKQVDCFERSLIEQALTGANGSIKEAMSTLAIPRKTLYDKMRKYGLDKSDYK, encoded by the coding sequence ATGAAAATTGGGAATGAAGTACTTTTTATTGATGATGAAAAACACATAAGACAGGCGAACCAGCAGACTCTTGAACTTGCCGATCTGGTAGTAACCTGTATCGATTCAGCAGAAAAGGGTCTTGAGCTCCTGTCCAGGGAATGGTCTGGAATAATAGTATGTGATATTCGTCTTCCGAAAATGGACGGCATGCAGTTTTTAAAGGAAGTGAGAAAAATTGATCAGGATCTTCCGGTTATCCTGATTACAGGTCATGGGGATATTTCCATGGCGGTTCAGGCAATGCGGGATGGTGCATACGATTTTATCGAAAAACCTTATTCCACGGAGCGCCTGGTCAAAACAGTTCTGAGAGGTCTTGAAAAAAGAAGTCTTACCCTGGAAAACAGAATTCTTCGGCGAGAACTTGAATTACACAGTGCTCCGGGACCAAGAATTATCGGCCGGACCAGAATAATGGAACATCTTCGGACTACCATCGCCCAGGTGGCAGATACGGGTGCCGACGTCCTTGTCCTCGGTGAAACCGGAACAGGCAAGGAACTGGTGGCAAGAGCACTGCATGAAAACAGTCGTCGGCGCACAGAGAATTTTGTCGCCATAAACTGCGGAGCTGTCTCAGAATCCATAATGGAAAGCGAGTTATTCGGTCATGAAGCCGGCGCCTTTACGGATGCAAAAACACAGAGAATCGGCAAATTTGAACATGCAAACGGAGGAACTCTACTCCTGGACGAAATAGAATCGATGCCCCTGAGAGTCCAGATTCATCTGCTCCGGGTCCTTCAGGAAAGGGCCCTGGAAAGACTTGGATCCAACAACCTGATCCCCCTTGATCTGCGAGTTGTCGCCGCGTCAAAAGTTGATCTTCGATCTGCTGCAGAAAGAGGTGAGTTTCGGGAAGATCTCTATTATCGTCTCAATGTCGTATGTCTGGAAATCCCCCCATTACGTGAACGAAGAGAAGACATTGCGCTGCTTTTTCACCATTTTCTCCTTGTCGCCGGACATAGGTACCAGAAGGAGGCACCTACCCCTGATGGTTCCCAGATGAATGTGCTCATGTCATACCAGTGGCCCGGTAATGTCAGGGAGTTGAGAAATCTTGCGGAACGATATGTCCTTCTAGGCCACCAATTTGATTATTCTCTTGAAAAACTCCTCTCAGGACAGGACAGAGATCAGGAGAGTTCTCTTCCTAAACAGGTTGATTGCTTTGAAAGAAGCCTGATTGAACAGGCTCTTACCGGTGCCAACGGTTCAATCAAGGAAGCAATGAGCACACTCGCCATACCGAGAAAGACCCTTTACGACAAAATGAGGAAATATGGTCTTGATAAAAGTGACTATAAATAA
- a CDS encoding adenine nucleotide alpha-hydrolase family protein, with the protein MYPKYLSLLESLSKMNRVVVAFSGGIDSTLLLYAAIESLGPSHVTAATLSSSIVPTIAAENCKHVFNRHFASKISLQKVEIDPFRWEKFTDNSVKRCYFCKKNMYLCLLETFCTSKKGTRLLDGTNSDDLKADRPGYKALLELGVATPLVQAGLEKQEIRTLASNFGLVNSDKPSNSCLATRIPTGTKLDREILHSVDLAEKFLFDLGVDGCRVRPSGTLTILEIREQDFEKLSDKSLRNIITSKFDSLGLKIPALSFKERKE; encoded by the coding sequence ATGTACCCAAAATACCTCAGTCTACTTGAATCATTGTCGAAAATGAACCGGGTTGTTGTAGCCTTTTCCGGTGGCATTGATTCGACCCTGTTACTCTATGCTGCCATTGAATCTCTTGGTCCTTCTCATGTCACTGCTGCAACTCTATCCAGTAGCATTGTGCCAACTATTGCCGCTGAAAATTGTAAACACGTTTTTAACAGACATTTTGCCAGTAAAATTTCTCTTCAGAAGGTTGAGATAGATCCGTTCAGATGGGAGAAATTCACAGACAATAGTGTAAAAAGATGCTATTTTTGTAAAAAAAACATGTATCTCTGCCTTCTTGAAACCTTTTGCACCTCCAAAAAAGGCACAAGACTTCTGGATGGAACAAACAGTGATGATTTAAAAGCAGACAGGCCCGGGTATAAGGCACTGCTTGAATTGGGTGTTGCAACGCCACTGGTCCAAGCTGGTTTGGAGAAACAGGAAATCAGAACTCTTGCCAGTAATTTTGGGCTTGTCAACTCTGACAAACCCTCTAATTCATGCTTGGCAACCCGTATTCCGACTGGAACAAAACTGGACAGGGAGATTCTCCATTCTGTTGACCTGGCTGAAAAATTCCTTTTTGACCTTGGAGTTGACGGTTGTCGAGTACGACCTTCCGGTACTTTAACAATTCTCGAAATAAGAGAACAGGATTTTGAGAAGCTCAGTGATAAATCCTTGAGAAATATAATAACCTCAAAATTTGACAGCCTTGGACTTAAAATTCCGGCCCTCAGTTTCAAAGAGAGAAAAGAATAA